CCGCCTGCTGCACCTGCTCCGGCGGGCCGGGCAGGCAGACCAGGAACTCGTCGCCGCCCAGCCGCACCGCCGCATCGCCCTCCCGCACATGGGTCAGCAGCCAGGCGCCGATCTCGCGCAGCACGGCATCGCCCGCGGCATGGCCGTAGCGGTCATTGATCGGCTTGAAGCCGTCGAGGTCGAGCGCCAGCACGGCGCAGCCGGTCCAGGCATGGGCGCGGGCGCTGCGCCAGGCCTCGAAGCCGGCGCGGTTCAGCAGCCCGGTCAGCGGGTCGCGCCAGGCCTGGTCGCGTAAGCGCGCCAGGCTGCTGGCCAGCTGCTCCTCGCCCAGGCTGCCGCCCAGCACGCTCTGCAGCGCCTGGCCCAGCCGGCGGCTGCGCCAGCCGGCGATCAGCCCGCCCAGCAGCGCGATGCCCAGCGTCGAGGCCGTCAGCCAGCCCGCCATGCCGCGCAGCGGCGCCAGCGCCGCCTCGCGCTCGCTGCGCGCCACCACCACCCAGTTCAGCCCCGGCCGCTGCGGCGTGCCGCTGGCGCGCGCATGGCCGACCAGCAGGGCCGGGCCCTGGGGCGGCTCCACCGCCTCCCAGCCCGGCTCCTCGCCGGCGGGCAGGGGGCGGCCGGTCCAGGGCTTGCCGCGCTCCGCCTCGGGGCCCAGCAGCACGGTGCCGTCGGCGCCCAGCACCAGGATCTCCGGGGCCGGCCGCCAGGAGGCCTGGCGCAGCATCTGCTGGCGCAGATTGTCGGCCCAGCGCCAGGTCAGATGGCCGGCGATGACGCCCAGCACCGTGCCGTCCTCGGCCAGCACCGGCGCCGCGGCATCGACGAAATAGGCGCCCTCGCCGCCGCCCTGCGCCTCGGGCAGCAGCTTGGCCAGCAGCACGGCGGGGTGGACATCGCCCAGGAAGGGGCCGCGCAGCCCGGGCGCGAACCAGGGGCGCTGGGAGACATCGACCCCCTCCAGCAGCCCACCGGTGGCGGCGATGACGCGGCCATCCCGCCCGGCGAAGCCGATCCAGGAGAAGGTCGGCGCCGCCATGCGCAGATCCTCGAGCAGGCCGCGCGCCAGCGCCCGGTCCGGCGGCTGCTGGCGGAACACCTGGAAGCGGGCCAGACGCTCGACCTGCGTCGCCCACTCATCCAGCTCGCCATCCATGCGGCGCGCCATCTCGGCGGCCTGGCCGGCCAGCCGGGCGCCGTGCTCGCGGATCAGCGTGCTGCGGCCATTCTCATAGACCAGGACCGAGCCGAGCACGCCGGTGGCCAGGCACAGCGCCCCCACCATCATGCCCTGGCGCAGCCCCGGCACCGCCCCGAGCCGCCCCCACCAGGACGAGCGTTCCGCCGGCCTGTTCACATCCCGCTCCCGTTGTAGACCGGGCGCCTTATGCACGCGGCGATGCTCGCCGCCCAGCAAAATTCAACTTTCGTTTACGGTTTCGCTCAGGCTTGTGGCGGCGCGGCCCGGTCTGCCGGTTCCGGTCAGTCCGCGGTGGCGCCGCTGGCGCGCACCAGCGGCACCCAGAGCGCCAGCTCGCTCTTCAGGAAGGCGGCGAAATCGGCCGGGCTGTCCTGCGGCAGCGGCGGCAGCTCCATCTCGCGCAGGCGCTGCGCGGTGGCGGGCTCCAGCACCGCGGCGCGCACCGCGCGGTTCATCGCCTGCACGATCGGCGCCGGCGTGCCGGCGGGGGCGAAGACGCCGAACCAGGAATAGGCCTTGTAGCCGGGCAGCCCGGCCTCGGCGGCGGTCGGCACCTCGGGCATCAGCGTCGAATGCTCGTCGGTGGCGATGGCCAGGCAGCGCAGCGCGCCGCTGCGGTGATGCTGGGCGATCAGCGCCGGCGTGTCGAAGCCCACCGCCACCTGGCCCGCCACCAGGTCGTTCAGCATCGGCGCGCTGCCGCGATAGGGGATGTGGGTCGCCTCGGCGCCGATGGCGTTGAGGAAGCTGACCGCGGCGATATGCGCCGAGCCGCCGGCGCCGCCCGTGCCATAGCTGTACTTGCCCGGATTGGCCTTCAGCAGCGCGATGAACTCGGA
This sequence is a window from Pseudoroseomonas cervicalis. Protein-coding genes within it:
- a CDS encoding tripartite tricarboxylate transporter substrate binding protein produces the protein MPSRRALLALPATLAGLSPLARPALAQGAPQPGAAAWPSRPVRMVVPFAAGGSTDVSARMLAPRLQALLGQPIVIENRAGAGGTLGSDAVAKAAPDGHTFLMGTISTHVLAVGLYRERLPYDPERDFAAVAATVLVPICITVHPSLGVATLSEFIALLKANPGKYSYGTGGAGGSAHIAAVSFLNAIGAEATHIPYRGSAPMLNDLVAGQVAVGFDTPALIAQHHRSGALRCLAIATDEHSTLMPEVPTAAEAGLPGYKAYSWFGVFAPAGTPAPIVQAMNRAVRAAVLEPATAQRLREMELPPLPQDSPADFAAFLKSELALWVPLVRASGATAD
- a CDS encoding sensor domain-containing diguanylate cyclase, yielding MNRPAERSSWWGRLGAVPGLRQGMMVGALCLATGVLGSVLVYENGRSTLIREHGARLAGQAAEMARRMDGELDEWATQVERLARFQVFRQQPPDRALARGLLEDLRMAAPTFSWIGFAGRDGRVIAATGGLLEGVDVSQRPWFAPGLRGPFLGDVHPAVLLAKLLPEAQGGGEGAYFVDAAAPVLAEDGTVLGVIAGHLTWRWADNLRQQMLRQASWRPAPEILVLGADGTVLLGPEAERGKPWTGRPLPAGEEPGWEAVEPPQGPALLVGHARASGTPQRPGLNWVVVARSEREAALAPLRGMAGWLTASTLGIALLGGLIAGWRSRRLGQALQSVLGGSLGEEQLASSLARLRDQAWRDPLTGLLNRAGFEAWRSARAHAWTGCAVLALDLDGFKPINDRYGHAAGDAVLREIGAWLLTHVREGDAAVRLGGDEFLVCLPGPPEQVQQAAESVGQGLDAMLREGVPTPAGLLTLGCSMGCALLPPAQPDFDSAIADADARLYAAKRERQAQGAAPSRPG